A part of Paenibacillus sp. IHBB 10380 genomic DNA contains:
- a CDS encoding M15 family metallopeptidase: protein MKSTGWGKKITSVLIVVSLLIAYSSFKNSIMVTAKPDYIYQPEQVALAQNTKSSILSGDTVTDSIQDQSSEQDAIVKKNALPQGFVYLDELIPTAQYDLKYYDDYNFVGKRIDGYKAPLAIMSLKAAKALKKVNAELEQKGYVLKIFDAYRPQKAVNHFVSWSKDTKDIKMKKQFYPKLDKRNLFKLGFIATKSGHTRGSTVDLTLVHLSTGKEVDMGGSFDFFGDVSKHGTKLITKQQTIHRNLLKNAMVKQGFKPYTKEWWHYTLIAEPFPNTYFNFDVE from the coding sequence ATGAAGTCAACTGGGTGGGGAAAAAAGATCACTTCAGTCCTAATAGTGGTTAGTTTGCTGATTGCTTACTCAAGCTTTAAAAACTCGATAATGGTTACCGCTAAACCCGATTATATATATCAGCCGGAACAAGTAGCATTGGCTCAAAATACAAAAAGTAGCATATTGTCAGGGGATACGGTCACCGATAGTATTCAAGATCAAAGCTCTGAACAGGACGCCATTGTAAAAAAGAATGCTTTACCTCAGGGATTCGTTTATTTAGATGAGCTTATCCCTACAGCACAATATGATCTCAAATATTATGACGATTATAATTTTGTGGGTAAACGAATAGATGGTTATAAAGCACCACTCGCGATCATGTCACTTAAAGCAGCAAAAGCGCTGAAAAAAGTGAATGCGGAGCTGGAACAGAAGGGGTACGTTCTCAAGATATTTGATGCTTATCGTCCACAGAAGGCGGTCAATCACTTTGTAAGCTGGTCCAAAGATACGAAAGATATCAAGATGAAAAAGCAATTCTATCCCAAGTTGGATAAACGAAATTTATTCAAGCTCGGTTTTATTGCTACGAAATCGGGTCATACGAGAGGGAGCACCGTTGATTTAACACTAGTACACCTATCAACAGGCAAGGAAGTAGATATGGGTGGTAGCTTCGATTTTTTCGGGGATGTCTCCAAACACGGTACAAAGCTAATCACGAAACAACAAACGATCCATCGCAATCTACTTAAGAACGCTATGGTAAAGCAGGGGTTCAAACCATATACGAAGGAATGGTGGCACTATACATTAATCGCGGAACCATTTCCGAATACGTACTTTAACTTCGATGTTGAATGA